A single Nocardioides bizhenqiangii DNA region contains:
- a CDS encoding TetR/AcrR family transcriptional regulator: MTTSSARPRYHHGDLRNALARAAADLAADGGPDAVTIRGAARAVGVTPTAAYRHFANQADLFFAAKEQAMAGMAAAMAEYLAQVPTEGDPIALALERLISTGRGYVRFALSEPGVFRTCFTGAADAIPEEVPSAIELGEKAPYALLGEMLDGLVEVGYLDPRDRPDAEAGPWAAVHGLAMLLIDGPLRRASEAEREAAIVTTLALVARGLATGPQAARPAPDA, translated from the coding sequence GTGACCACGTCCTCCGCCCGGCCCCGCTACCACCACGGCGACCTGCGCAACGCACTCGCGCGGGCAGCTGCCGACCTCGCTGCCGACGGGGGACCGGACGCAGTCACCATCCGTGGCGCAGCCCGCGCGGTGGGGGTCACCCCCACCGCCGCCTACCGCCACTTCGCGAACCAGGCAGATCTCTTCTTCGCCGCGAAGGAGCAGGCGATGGCGGGGATGGCCGCGGCGATGGCGGAGTACCTCGCCCAGGTGCCGACCGAAGGCGACCCGATTGCGCTCGCGCTGGAGCGGCTGATCTCGACCGGGCGCGGTTACGTGCGGTTCGCCCTGAGCGAGCCGGGCGTCTTCCGCACCTGCTTCACCGGTGCCGCCGACGCCATCCCCGAAGAAGTCCCGTCCGCGATCGAGCTGGGCGAGAAGGCGCCGTACGCCCTGCTCGGCGAGATGCTGGACGGCCTGGTCGAGGTCGGCTACCTCGACCCGCGGGACCGGCCCGACGCCGAGGCCGGACCCTGGGCCGCCGTGCACGGCCTGGCGATGTTGCTGATCGACGGTCCGCTGAGGCGGGCGTCGGAGGCCGAGCGCGAGGCGGCGATCGTCACGACCCTGGCGCTGGTCGCGCGCGGGCTCGCAACCGGGCCCCAGGCGGCGCGGCCGGCACCCGACGCGTAA
- a CDS encoding alkaline phosphatase D family protein: MLRAGVVAGAATVTVTGPIGLPDTRATAAASPLRRDPFTLGVASGDPLPDGFVIWTRLAPSPLDADGLGGMPARNFSVLWQVASDERFADVVRSGSVTASPAWAHAVHVEVGGLRPGREYYYRFRQGRWTSATGRGVTSPAPGAAVPSMTMAFASCSNFPAGYFSAYRALADERPDLILHLGDYQYEGGGDGIGRHHAGPETVTLANYRQRHAQYKTEPDLQAAHAAAPWLAVWDDHEVDNNYADLIPERAADLPGFAERRAAAYRAYYENLPLRRTSVPTGPDMQLFRRVQWGSLASFHMLDTRQHRSDQACGDGYKACPDAADPARSLLGTAQEAWLATGFAQSEATWDLLGQQVFFGQRDNNPEAATTVSMDAWDGYPATRDRVVQSWTDAGVRNPVVLTGDVHAHWASDVYADFADPSSGVVGSELVTSSISSGGDGYDEPTGTHPWAAWNPNLRFWTNLRGYVSTTITPDALTARFRCVPKVTEPGAAAFTRATFVIEDGVRGLQEEGASLRPRRTNDAPGRDRIIRDTIREETK; this comes from the coding sequence ATGCTGCGGGCCGGTGTCGTTGCCGGCGCCGCCACCGTGACCGTCACGGGGCCGATCGGCCTCCCCGACACCCGCGCCACGGCCGCTGCATCGCCGTTGCGCCGGGACCCGTTCACCCTCGGCGTGGCTTCCGGCGACCCGTTGCCCGACGGCTTCGTCATCTGGACCCGGCTCGCGCCGTCGCCACTCGATGCGGATGGTCTCGGAGGCATGCCTGCCCGCAACTTCTCGGTGCTGTGGCAGGTCGCGAGCGACGAGCGGTTCGCGGACGTGGTCCGCTCCGGGTCGGTCACGGCATCGCCCGCCTGGGCCCACGCCGTCCACGTCGAGGTCGGGGGTCTGAGGCCGGGCCGTGAGTACTACTACCGGTTCCGTCAGGGCAGGTGGACCAGTGCCACCGGTCGGGGTGTCACCTCGCCGGCTCCCGGTGCTGCAGTGCCGTCGATGACGATGGCGTTCGCGTCCTGCTCGAACTTCCCGGCGGGCTACTTCTCGGCCTACCGGGCCCTCGCGGACGAGCGCCCGGACCTGATCCTGCACCTGGGCGACTACCAGTACGAGGGTGGTGGCGACGGAATCGGCCGCCACCACGCCGGGCCCGAGACGGTCACGCTCGCGAACTACCGACAGCGCCACGCGCAGTACAAGACGGAGCCCGACCTGCAAGCGGCCCACGCGGCTGCGCCCTGGCTGGCGGTGTGGGACGACCACGAGGTCGACAACAACTACGCCGACCTGATTCCCGAGCGGGCGGCCGATCTCCCGGGTTTCGCGGAACGGCGGGCGGCGGCGTACCGCGCGTACTACGAGAACCTCCCGCTCCGCCGCACGTCCGTGCCCACCGGCCCCGACATGCAGCTCTTCCGGAGGGTCCAGTGGGGGAGCCTCGCGAGCTTCCACATGCTCGACACCCGCCAGCACCGCTCGGACCAGGCGTGCGGAGACGGCTACAAGGCCTGTCCCGACGCGGCTGACCCGGCGAGGTCGCTGCTCGGGACCGCGCAGGAGGCGTGGCTCGCGACCGGGTTCGCCCAGTCGGAGGCGACCTGGGACCTGCTCGGCCAGCAGGTGTTCTTCGGGCAGCGTGACAACAATCCCGAGGCTGCGACGACAGTGTCGATGGATGCGTGGGACGGATACCCGGCGACGCGCGACCGTGTCGTGCAGTCGTGGACCGACGCGGGAGTCCGCAACCCGGTCGTCCTGACGGGCGACGTGCACGCGCACTGGGCGTCGGACGTGTACGCCGACTTCGCCGACCCGTCCTCGGGCGTGGTGGGCTCCGAGTTGGTCACGTCGTCGATCTCGTCAGGAGGCGATGGGTACGACGAGCCGACCGGCACGCACCCCTGGGCCGCGTGGAACCCGAACCTCCGGTTCTGGACCAACCTGCGTGGCTACGTCAGCACGACGATCACGCCCGACGCGCTGACCGCGCGGTTCCGGTGCGTCCCGAAGGTCACCGAGCCGGGGGCGGCCGCCTTCACCAGAGCGACGTTCGTGATCGAGGACGGTGTCCGAGGTCTCCAGGAGGAGGGCGCCAGCCTGCGTCCACGTCGTACCAACGACGCGCCGGGACGTGACCGCATCATCCGCGATACGATCCGGGAGGAGACCAAGTGA
- a CDS encoding DUF4190 domain-containing protein gives MPEIPPDDLTPPGPPPDPEPGTAGRPAGGRSVDEWIAENRGRTQTSDPYASPGQLRLGEAPRYAADKSRKMAGWALGLAIAFCIPFAFLVAIGLAIAVLVRSRGGGDHGKGMAIAALIISGLLIVLNVVYVVVVLFNGIDNTERDSEGRVVDGGTVTLDRLRIGDCFDEPNLDDIPTDGSEAEGSASVEVVPCGEPHQAEFFHSIEVGGDDFPGTAALDRRGAECLRAFEEYVGKPFRRSSLEVVYYSPTPMSWRLGDHTILCTVTEPDMSDVTGSVKNSRR, from the coding sequence ATGCCCGAGATCCCGCCCGACGACCTGACGCCACCGGGTCCGCCGCCCGATCCCGAACCCGGAACCGCGGGGCGGCCGGCCGGCGGCAGGTCGGTCGACGAGTGGATCGCGGAGAACCGCGGGCGCACCCAGACCAGCGATCCGTACGCGTCGCCTGGCCAGCTCCGTCTCGGCGAAGCACCGAGGTACGCCGCCGACAAGTCCCGCAAGATGGCGGGGTGGGCGCTCGGGCTTGCCATCGCCTTCTGCATCCCGTTCGCGTTCCTGGTGGCGATCGGTCTCGCGATCGCGGTCCTCGTCCGGAGCAGGGGTGGCGGCGACCACGGCAAGGGCATGGCGATCGCGGCGCTGATCATCTCCGGCCTGCTCATCGTCCTCAACGTCGTCTACGTCGTCGTGGTCCTGTTCAACGGCATCGACAACACCGAACGCGACAGCGAAGGGCGGGTGGTCGACGGTGGAACGGTGACCCTCGACCGACTGCGCATCGGCGACTGCTTCGACGAACCGAACCTCGACGACATCCCCACGGACGGCTCCGAGGCTGAGGGATCCGCTTCGGTGGAGGTCGTCCCGTGCGGGGAGCCGCACCAGGCCGAGTTCTTCCACAGCATCGAGGTGGGCGGCGACGACTTCCCCGGCACGGCCGCGCTCGACCGCCGTGGGGCGGAGTGCCTGCGCGCGTTCGAGGAGTACGTCGGCAAGCCGTTCCGCCGGTCCAGCCTCGAGGTCGTGTACTACTCCCCCACGCCGATGTCGTGGCGCTTGGGCGACCACACCATCCTCTGCACCGTGACGGAACCCGACATGAGCGACGTCACGGGAAGCGTGAAGAACTCACGACGATGA